The Arachis ipaensis cultivar K30076 chromosome B10, Araip1.1, whole genome shotgun sequence DNA window ATCCTCTGTAAACCGGAATACAGCTTGGACCCAACGCCTGAAACCACCAAACACGATAGGAGAACTATAAAGGGTTATTACAGTCAAGAGAAGAGCGAAAGAAAAGCAAATCGCTTTTTCACTTTTAGGAAGTGGATAAAAAGTGGGAAGAAATGAATATCATAACTGAAGTAAGATTATAACTCTTATATACAATACTAAGGTAACGTTGCATGATTGTCCTGAGAGAGAAAACTGAAATCTTGGGGACAATAAAAACCTTCACTAAAATACTCCTTCAAATAGATATTAATCTTGTAGTGCTTGTCAACAACAAAACCATTTTCTCTGAATAAATTCGTCAAGAACTCGTTCGAAAAGTAGTAAGCACGCTGGATAGAAAATAAAGCATTACATTAGGAAATAAGAAATTTGGATGATCAAAGTTGTAAGATAACATTGCCAGAACTGAAACCTTACAGTGCCATCACCTCTGACATAAAAGTTGTCACTAAACTTTTGATCCTTCCCTGAAAATCTTTCCTATAGAACAGAAAATATGTATCACATGAATCATCATAGCTCAAACAAAAAGAAATAGTCAATCAAAATTTGGAATTAAACAATTCCCCGAACAACACACTATAGTTCGTaacttttccttttctcttatacTATACTGTAAACCATCCGAACCGTATCAACCAAACCTCTATCCATCCTACTCTAGCCACCTTGGCATAGTTATCAAACCTAAAAGTAgcaatgttttatttttattcactttGATATGAACCAGAAAAAGAAGTAAATTTCGATTCATACAATTATTAAACAGAAATCAATATCAGAAGGAAAATTATCTGGACAAAAAATTGAGCACTAGTCTATTCTTTAGGATATTATATGGTAACAAAAATCAACCTGGGCAAGATCTTCCGTGGCATAATCTCGGAACAGCACATATCCATTTGGCTGCAAATGGAGAAAGGTATGAATTTCAACACATTTGAAATGAACTGTGAACAAGTTTTCTAGCAAGTTTTATGAAAATGTATATCCAATTATTGAATACTAAAGTTTCTTACCTTGATAATTTTTCTAACATTTTGCAATACTAGAGGCATCTTTTCCGGGGACACTGCTGATAACATAAATATCTGTTTACCAAGTCAGATACTTAAACAAGTGATCTACATATAGTTCTCAATAACAAGAGCACAAAACTTGTGAAATGAAGCCAAAAAATTGACAGATAGTATCTAAGAAATGCAAATGTGATCCCATAATCATTCTACAATACACAATGTAAGTACCATGGTAACAATATCAACCGAAGATGGAAGAATTTCTTTGCACAAATCATCAACTGTCAAATCAGAGACAAAAGCTCTAACACAGGACTCCTTGAAGTCTTCATGCGTCTACAATTacaaacaaaaatataattacataaataaatgTAACAACTTTGCTTCCGTTGGATTTGGAATACTGTAAAATAAGCaatatttctccttttattttattttatttttttataaatgagAGAAGCTTAGGTGATACAAATTTGTTCTTGATCAACATATATCAAATGCAGTTAATGCACTCTTTTTCCATAATAGAAATATGAATTCCGAAGTCTTACAGGTAATTGGATTGAGTTAGCGGATCACTGAGCAATAGACATTGAGGTTACGAAAGGGGAACT harbors:
- the LOC107624138 gene encoding methyltransferase-like protein 6 isoform X2 produces the protein MEQQKPQQTQRLQIYPNSNNGVTPFWRGTLSYNALACKLSAQKSFFLGILFIGFYFAKKYEREAKRYWDVFYKCHKDKVGCGAENTIFPVIASYPDAFVYACDFSPRAIELVKTHEDFKESCVRAFVSDLTVDDLCKEILPSSVDIVTMIFMLSAVSPEKMPLVLQNVRKIIKPNGYVLFRDYATEDLAQERFSGKDQKFSDNFYVRGDGTRAYYFSNEFLTNLFRENGFVVDKHYKINIYLKEYFSEGVGSKLYSGLQRI
- the LOC107624138 gene encoding methyltransferase-like protein 6 isoform X4, whose product is MEQQKPQQTQRLQIYPNSNNGVTPFWRGTLSYNALACKLSAQKSFFLGILFIGFYFAKKYEREAKRYWDVFYKCHKDKVGCGAENTIFPVIASYPDAFVYACDFSPRAIELVKTHEDFKESCVRAFVSDLTVDDLCKEILPSSVDIVTMIFMLSAVSPEKMPLVLQNVRKIIKPNGYVLFRDYATEDLAQERFSGKDQKFSDNFYVRACLLLFERVLDEFIQRKWFCC
- the LOC107624138 gene encoding methyltransferase-like protein 6 isoform X7; the protein is MGSRLFGEKYEREAKRYWDVFYKCHKDKTHEDFKESCVRAFVSDLTVDDLCKEILPSSVDIVTMIFMLSAVSPEKMPLVLQNVRKIIKPNGYVLFRDYATEDLAQERFSGKDQKFSDNFYVRGDGTRAYYFSNEFLTNLFRENGFVVDKHYKINIYLKEYFSEGFYCPQDFSFLSQDNHATLP
- the LOC107624138 gene encoding methyltransferase-like protein 6 isoform X3 produces the protein MEQQKPQQTQRLQIYPNSNNGVTPFWRGTLSYNALACKLSAQKSFFLGILFIGFYFAKKYEREAKRYWDVFYKCHKDKTHEDFKESCVRAFVSDLTVDDLCKEILPSSVDIVTMIFMLSAVSPEKMPLVLQNVRKIIKPNGYVLFRDYATEDLAQERFSGKDQKFSDNFYVRGDGTRAYYFSNEFLTNLFRENGFVVDKHYKINIYLKEYFSEGFYCPQDFSFLSQDNHATLP
- the LOC107624138 gene encoding methyltransferase-like protein 6 isoform X1, whose protein sequence is MEQQKPQQTQRLQIYPNSNNGVTPFWRGTLSYNALACKLSAQKSFFLGILFIGFYFAKKYEREAKRYWDVFYKCHKDKVGCGAENTIFPVIASYPDAFVYACDFSPRAIELVKTHEDFKESCVRAFVSDLTVDDLCKEILPSSVDIVTMIFMLSAVSPEKMPLVLQNVRKIIKPNGYVLFRDYATEDLAQERFSGKDQKFSDNFYVRGDGTRAYYFSNEFLTNLFRENGFVVDKHYKINIYLKEYFSEGFYCPQDFSFLSQDNHATLP
- the LOC107624138 gene encoding methyltransferase-like protein 6 isoform X5; amino-acid sequence: MGSRLFGEKYEREAKRYWDVFYKCHKDKVGCGAENTIFPVIASYPDAFVYACDFSPRAIELVKTHEDFKESCVRAFVSDLTVDDLCKEILPSSVDIVTMIFMLSAVSPEKMPLVLQNVRKIIKPNGYVLFRDYATEDLAQERFSGKDQKFSDNFYVRGDGTRAYYFSNEFLTNLFRENGFVVDKHYKINIYLKEYFSEGFYCPQDFSFLSQDNHATLP
- the LOC107624138 gene encoding methyltransferase-like protein 6 isoform X6 gives rise to the protein MGSRLFGEYEREAKRYWDVFYKCHKDKVGCGAENTIFPVIASYPDAFVYACDFSPRAIELVKTHEDFKESCVRAFVSDLTVDDLCKEILPSSVDIVTMIFMLSAVSPEKMPLVLQNVRKIIKPNGYVLFRDYATEDLAQERFSGKDQKFSDNFYVRGDGTRAYYFSNEFLTNLFRENGFVVDKHYKINIYLKEYFSEGFYCPQDFSFLSQDNHATLP